A window of the Brassica napus cultivar Da-Ae chromosome C5, Da-Ae, whole genome shotgun sequence genome harbors these coding sequences:
- the LOC125587339 gene encoding uncharacterized protein LOC125587339, with protein MGVVMGKDEKVNIPHLYMKLAMDLEKLRNYPWGLYSFDFLLKQIDKTRHKLEQKEGYLMEGFLFGFQIWIMEAVPALGEICGTKGILHSFMESHIDGVVLLATDFVQKDEKKDERVDRILDMINSKHDWNNHVWRVKEATNSEFEESGEEKGEDQIADTERGENSHVAGNVDGTADVSGRNKRKHADRGAESRKKNVLCHLAASSKGNIDTDMKNFLEDLQFSDRLGKIETEVTQLRTASEKTEQFETVVTDRLGKIEAEVTQLRTTLVVTELVGKSDQASGPSMTKINSGPSTSKKGTAPSKKKAVKNQELKTADSCVNLPRAKVTQSSASDLRMGTQEFLESCMKNLPLDTFVKGLNPSQAKVEDSLDWLELPKSLKKPTDTLELLKSLKKPAIGPSMLDGDLAGRIMSASSWLKNYEIDAIMYVFRERTTLKLWNVDRVAFMTCVFSDLIAKDYQNFCKGIKKYTMDPLLLQYGKGELPSHGRTRMLWNVDVDRMYVPVWEVEAFAQLIPRIVKAVQSLTIHKHLHITPYNVSYVPMSGLNRLQCHCGVYTIKHIECHVLGLDISMVSDENIWGARIKIMWDLWEAANDLELIERMSKYEPIKCSTPAEYVEIDDL; from the exons ATGGGTGTGGTGATGGGGAAGGATGAGAAGGTGAATATCCCGCATCTGTACATGAAGTTGGCAatggatttggagaagcttcGGAATTACCCATGGGGTCTGTATTCGTTTGATTTCCTTCTGAAGCAAATTGATAAAACAAGGCATAAATTAGAGCAAAAAGAGGGGTATCTGATGGAAGGATTCTTGTTTGGTTTCCAAATTTGGATAATGGAAGCTGTTCCTGCTTTAGGAGAGATTTGTGGCACAAAA GGGATTTTGCATTCATTCATGGAATCCCACATAGATGGAGTGGTCCTTTTGGCAACTGATTTTGTACAGAAGgatgagaagaaagatgaaagaGTAGATCGCATTTTGGATATGATCAATAGTAAACATGATTGGAACAATCATGTTTGGAGAGTAAAAGAAGCTACGAACTCTGAATTTGAGGAATCTGGCGAAGAGAAAGGAGAGGATCAAATAGCTGATACTGAGAGAGGTGAAAATAGTCATGTTGCAGGGAATGTTGATGGCACAGCTGATGTTTCGGGAAGAAACAAGAGAAAGCATGCAGACCGAGGAGCAGAGTCAAGGAAGAAGAATGTTTTGTGCCACCTAGCTGCTTCATCAAAAGGGAATATTGACACAGATATGAAAAATTTCTTGGAGGATCTG CAGTTCTCGGACAGGTTGGGTAAGATTGAGACTGAGGTTACACAACTCAGGACAGCTTCGGAGAAAACTGAGCAATTTGAGACAGTTGTAACCGACAGATTGGGGAAAATTGAGGCTGAGGTTACACAGCTCAGGACAACTTTAGTGGTGACTGAATTGGTGGGAAAGAGTGATCAAGCAAGCGGTCCTAGCATGACCAAAATCAACAGTGGTCCTAGCACCAGCAAAAAAGGTACTGCTCCATCAAAGAAAAAG GCTGTAAAAAACCAAGAGTTAAAGACTGCTGATTCGTGTGTCAATTTACCTCGTGCAAAAGTTACTCAATCATCAGCTAGTGATCTTCGTATGGGTACACAAGAGTTTTTGGAAAGTTGCATGAAGAACCTTCCATTAGACACATTTGTGAAAGGTTTGAATCCTTCTCAAGCTAAAGTCGAAGATTCATTGGATTGGTTGGAACTTCCAAAATCATTAAAGAAGCCAACAGATACATTGGAACTTCTAAAATCATTGAAGAAGCCAGCG ATTGGTCCATCTATGTTAGACGGTGATCTAGCCGGACGTATTATGTCTGCCAGCAGTTGGCTTAAAAACTAC GAAATTGATGCTATAATGTATGTTTTTCGGGAAAGAACAACATTGAAACTATGGAACGTAGACCGTGTTGCTTTCATGACATGCGTCTTCAGCGACCTCATTGCTAAGGATTACCAGAATTTCTGTAAGGGTATTAAGAAATACACTATGGATCCATTATTACTGCAATACGGTAAAGGTGAACTGCCTTCCCATGGAAGAACACGGATGTTGTGGAATGTCGATGTGGATCGGATGTACGTTCCTGTCTGG gaaGTGGAAGCTTTCGCGCAGCTTATTCCTCGGATTGTCAAGGCCGTGCAGTCATTGACAATACATAAGCATCTCCACATCACTCCGTACAATGTTTCCTATGTACCTATGAGTGGTCTTAACCGACTTCAATGTCATTGTGGTGTGTACACTATAAAACACATCGAATGCCACGTGCTTGGGTTGGACATATCTATGGTGAGTGATGAGAACATCTGGGGAGCTCGGATAAAGATTATGTGGGATCTATGGGAAGCAGCTAATGATCTAGAGCTGATTGAGAGAATGTCAAAGTATGAACCTATTAAGTGTAGTACGCCTGCCGAGTatgttgagattgatgatttatga